One genomic region from Streptomyces sp. NBC_00582 encodes:
- the chvE gene encoding multiple monosaccharide ABC transporter substrate-binding protein codes for MRNRRAALAAIAGAASLALTLTACGQNSEGGSKEEKGSAKGGTIGIAMPTKSSERWIADGNNVVKNLQSAGYKTKLVYGEDDPDQQVSQIENLITQGVKALIVAAIDNKSLNNVLQQAKDADIPVIAYDRLILGTPNVDYYASFDNTKVGELQANYIVDKLGLASGKGPFNIELFAGSNDDNNTKYFFNGAMSVLQPYIDKKKLVVQSGDTQLTQVTTLRWDGATAQKRMDDILTKAYTNKKVDAVLSPYDGISIGILSALKSDDYGSKSKPLPVLTGQDAELASVKSIIAGEQTQTVYKDTRELAKVAANMVDAVLNGKKPETNDTKTYDNGSKVVPAYLLQPVSVDKTNYEKVLVDGGYYTADELK; via the coding sequence ATGCGTAACCGCAGAGCCGCACTCGCCGCCATAGCCGGAGCCGCTTCCCTCGCCCTCACGCTCACCGCCTGCGGCCAGAACAGCGAGGGTGGCAGCAAGGAGGAGAAGGGCAGCGCCAAGGGCGGCACGATCGGCATCGCGATGCCGACCAAGTCCTCCGAGCGCTGGATCGCCGACGGCAACAACGTCGTCAAGAACCTGCAGTCCGCCGGCTACAAGACCAAGCTGGTCTACGGCGAGGACGACCCCGACCAGCAGGTCTCCCAGATCGAGAACCTGATCACCCAGGGCGTGAAGGCGCTGATCGTCGCCGCGATCGACAACAAGTCCCTGAACAACGTCCTGCAGCAGGCCAAGGACGCGGACATCCCGGTCATCGCCTACGACCGCCTGATCCTCGGCACGCCGAACGTCGACTACTACGCGTCGTTCGACAACACCAAGGTCGGCGAGCTCCAGGCCAACTACATCGTCGACAAGCTCGGCCTGGCCAGCGGCAAGGGCCCCTTCAACATCGAGCTGTTCGCCGGCTCCAACGACGACAACAACACCAAGTACTTCTTCAACGGCGCGATGAGCGTGCTCCAGCCGTACATCGACAAGAAGAAGCTCGTCGTCCAGTCCGGTGACACCCAGCTCACCCAGGTCACCACCCTGCGCTGGGACGGCGCCACCGCCCAGAAGCGCATGGACGACATCCTCACCAAGGCCTACACGAACAAGAAGGTCGACGCGGTCCTCTCGCCGTACGACGGCATCTCGATCGGCATCCTGTCGGCGCTGAAGTCGGACGACTACGGCTCCAAGAGCAAGCCGCTGCCGGTCCTCACCGGCCAGGACGCCGAGCTGGCGTCGGTGAAGTCGATCATCGCGGGCGAGCAGACGCAGACCGTCTACAAGGACACCCGTGAGCTCGCCAAGGTCGCCGCGAACATGGTGGACGCGGTCCTCAACGGCAAGAAGCCGGAGACCAACGACACCAAGACCTACGACAACGGCTCGAAGGTCGTCCCGGCCTACCTGCTGCAGCCGGTGAGCGTCGACAAGACCAACTACGAGAAGGTCCTGGTGGACGGCGGCTACTACACCGCCGACGAGCTCAAGTAA
- the mmsB gene encoding multiple monosaccharide ABC transporter permease, producing MSTEVTDKVPAAAPPGKSGGSSDGSLLQLVLGGLRRNMRQYGMLIALGLIVVLFQIWTGGDLLLPRNVSNLVLQNSYILILAIGMMLVIIAGHIDLSVGSLTAFVGAFAAVLMVQHSMAWPLALLLCLIVGAVAGSVQGFLIAYLGIPSFIVTLAGMLLFRGLTEILLKGQTLGPFPDGLQKMGNGFLPEVGPKTNYHNITLLLGIALLVFVVLQEVRDRKRQQEFSLDVAPRNLFLLKLVAIVAAILTVTMLLASYKGAPIVLLILGVLVVGYGYVMRNAVFGRHIYAIGGNLPAAKLSGVKDKKVTFYVFLNMGVLAALAGLVVAARLNAASPKAGLNFELEAIASSFIGGASMSGGVGTVLGAIIGGLVLGVLNNGMNLLSVGTDWQQVIKGLALLAAVGFDVWNKRKSGS from the coding sequence ATGAGCACCGAAGTCACGGACAAGGTCCCGGCCGCCGCGCCGCCCGGCAAGAGCGGCGGATCGTCCGACGGCAGCCTCCTCCAGCTGGTGCTGGGCGGACTGCGCCGCAACATGCGCCAGTACGGCATGCTGATCGCCCTCGGTCTGATCGTCGTCCTCTTCCAGATCTGGACCGGCGGCGACCTGCTGCTGCCGCGCAACGTCTCCAACCTGGTGCTGCAGAACAGCTACATCCTGATCCTCGCGATCGGCATGATGCTGGTGATCATCGCGGGCCACATCGACCTGTCGGTCGGTTCACTGACCGCGTTCGTGGGCGCCTTCGCAGCCGTGCTGATGGTGCAGCACAGCATGGCCTGGCCCCTCGCCCTGCTGCTCTGCCTGATCGTGGGCGCGGTGGCCGGGTCGGTGCAGGGCTTCCTGATCGCCTATCTCGGCATACCGTCCTTCATCGTCACCCTCGCGGGCATGCTGCTCTTCCGCGGTCTGACGGAGATCCTGCTGAAGGGCCAGACCCTCGGCCCGTTCCCGGACGGCCTGCAGAAGATGGGCAACGGCTTCCTGCCGGAGGTCGGCCCGAAGACGAACTACCACAACATCACCCTGCTGCTGGGCATCGCCCTGCTGGTCTTCGTGGTCCTCCAGGAGGTCCGTGACCGCAAGCGCCAGCAGGAGTTCTCGCTCGACGTGGCGCCCCGCAACCTCTTCCTGCTCAAGCTCGTCGCGATCGTCGCCGCGATCCTCACCGTCACCATGCTGCTCGCCAGCTACAAGGGCGCGCCGATCGTGCTGCTGATCCTCGGCGTGCTGGTGGTCGGTTACGGCTACGTCATGCGCAACGCCGTCTTCGGCCGGCACATCTACGCGATCGGCGGCAACCTGCCGGCCGCGAAGCTGTCGGGCGTCAAGGACAAGAAGGTCACCTTCTACGTCTTCCTGAACATGGGCGTGCTCGCGGCCCTGGCGGGCCTGGTCGTCGCCGCCCGGCTCAACGCGGCCTCGCCGAAGGCGGGTCTGAACTTCGAGCTCGAGGCGATCGCCTCGTCGTTCATCGGCGGCGCGTCGATGAGCGGCGGTGTCGGCACCGTCCTCGGCGCGATCATCGGTGGTCTCGTCCTCGGTGTTCTGAACAACGGCATGAACCTGCTGAGCGTCGGCACCGACTGGCAGCAGGTCATCAAGGGCCTCGCCCTGCTGGCCGCGGTCGGGTTCGACGTGTGGAACAAGCGCAAGTCCGGTTCGTAG
- the mmsA gene encoding multiple monosaccharide ABC transporter ATP-binding protein, whose product MAGPVLEMRSIVKTFPGVKALSDVTLTVRQGEVHAICGENGAGKSTLMKVLSGVHPHGSYEGEILFDGEVCSFKDIRASEHRGIVIIHQELALSPYLSLAENIFLGNEHAKGGFIDWRETLRHATELLRRVGLDDHPETRVADIGVGKQQLVEIAKALSKKVKLLILDEPTAALNDEDSDKLLNLILELKKQGITSIIISHKLNEIRKVADSVTIIRDGRSIETLDVKAAETTEDRIISGMVGRDLDHRFPERTPHEAEVDAAPALEIRNWTVHHPIDQQRKVVDDVSIQVRRGEIVGIAGLMGAGRTELAMSVFGRTYGRYAGGTVLKDGKEIRTKTVAEAVDHGIAYVTEDRKHYGLNLIDTINRNISLTALNKVAKRGIVDEHEERQVSEGYRKTMNIKAPTVFEPVGKLSGGNQQKVVLSKWIFAGPDVLILDEPTRGIDVGAKYEIYTVIDQLAAQGKAVVFISSELPELLGMCDRIYTMAAGRLTGEVPRAEATQEVLMRQMTKDKEVTR is encoded by the coding sequence ATGGCGGGACCCGTCCTGGAAATGCGCTCGATCGTCAAGACCTTTCCCGGCGTCAAGGCGCTGTCGGACGTCACCCTGACCGTCCGCCAGGGCGAGGTCCACGCCATCTGCGGTGAGAACGGCGCCGGCAAGTCCACCTTGATGAAGGTGCTCTCCGGCGTCCATCCCCACGGCAGCTACGAGGGCGAGATCCTCTTCGACGGAGAGGTCTGCTCGTTCAAGGACATCCGGGCGAGCGAACACCGCGGCATCGTCATCATCCACCAGGAACTGGCGCTGTCGCCGTACCTCTCCCTCGCGGAGAACATCTTCCTCGGCAACGAGCACGCCAAGGGCGGGTTCATCGACTGGCGCGAGACCCTGCGGCACGCCACCGAACTGCTGCGCCGGGTCGGTCTGGACGACCACCCGGAGACCCGCGTCGCCGACATCGGCGTGGGCAAGCAGCAGCTCGTGGAGATCGCCAAGGCGCTGTCCAAGAAGGTGAAGCTGCTCATCCTCGACGAGCCGACGGCGGCGCTCAACGACGAGGACAGCGACAAGCTCCTCAACCTCATCCTGGAGCTGAAGAAGCAGGGCATCACCTCGATCATCATCTCCCACAAGCTCAACGAGATCCGCAAGGTCGCCGACTCGGTGACGATCATCCGGGACGGCCGGTCCATCGAGACGCTCGACGTCAAGGCGGCCGAGACGACCGAGGACCGGATCATCAGCGGCATGGTCGGCCGTGACCTCGACCACCGCTTCCCCGAGCGCACCCCGCACGAGGCGGAGGTGGACGCGGCTCCCGCCCTGGAGATCCGCAACTGGACCGTGCACCACCCGATCGACCAGCAGCGCAAGGTCGTCGACGACGTGTCGATCCAGGTGCGGCGCGGGGAGATCGTGGGCATCGCGGGCCTGATGGGCGCCGGCCGCACCGAGCTCGCGATGAGCGTCTTCGGGCGGACGTACGGCCGGTACGCGGGCGGCACGGTCCTCAAGGACGGCAAGGAGATCCGTACGAAGACCGTCGCGGAGGCGGTCGACCACGGCATCGCGTACGTCACCGAGGACCGCAAGCACTACGGCCTCAACCTCATCGACACCATCAACCGCAACATCTCGCTGACCGCGCTGAACAAGGTGGCCAAGCGGGGCATCGTCGACGAGCACGAGGAGCGGCAGGTCTCCGAGGGCTACCGCAAGACGATGAACATCAAGGCGCCGACCGTCTTCGAGCCGGTGGGCAAGCTGTCCGGCGGCAACCAGCAGAAGGTCGTCCTCAGCAAGTGGATCTTCGCGGGTCCGGACGTGCTGATCCTGGACGAGCCGACGCGCGGCATCGACGTCGGCGCCAAGTACGAGATCTACACGGTCATCGACCAGTTGGCCGCCCAGGGCAAGGCGGTCGTCTTCATCTCCTCCGAGCTGCCCGAACTGCTCGGTATGTGCGACCGCATCTACACGATGGCCGCCGGGCGGCTCACGGGCGAGGTCCCGCGGGCCGAGGCCACGCAGGAAGTGCTGATGCGTCAGATGACGAAGGACAAAGAGGTAACGCGATGA